In one Xyrauchen texanus isolate HMW12.3.18 chromosome 18, RBS_HiC_50CHRs, whole genome shotgun sequence genomic region, the following are encoded:
- the LOC127659274 gene encoding gamma-crystallin M2-like — MHGKVIFYEDRNFQGRSYECMSDCADMSSYLSRCHSCRIESGCFMMYDRPNYMGNQYFFKRGEYSDYMSMFGMSDCIKSCRMIPMYRGSYRMRIYERENFMGQMYELMDDCDNIMDRYRMSHCNSCHVMDGHWLMYEQPNYRGRMHYFRPGEYRSFSNMGGMRFMSMRRINDSYY; from the exons GTCATCTTCTACGAGGACAGGAACTTCCAGGGGCGCTCTTATGAGTGCATGAGCGACTGTGCCGACATGTCCTCCTATCTGAGCCGCTGCCACTCTTGCAGAATAGAGAGTGGCTGCTTCATGATGTATGACCGTCCCAACTACATGGGAAACCAGTATTTCTTTAAGAGGGGCGAGTATTCTGATTACATGTCTATGTTTGGAATGAGTGACTGCATCAAGTCCTGCCGTATGATCCCTATG TACAGGGGATCCTACAGAATGAGGATCTACGAGAGGGAGAACTTCATGGGTCAGATGTATGAGCTGATGGATGACTGTGACAACATTATGGACCGCTACCGCATGTCTCACTGCAATTCCTGCCATGTGATGGATGGTCACTGGCTCATGTATGAGCAGCCCAACTACAGAGGCAGGATGCACTACTTCAGGCCTGGAGAGTACAGAAGCTTCAGCAATATGGGTGGCATGAGATTCATGAGCATGAGGCGTATCAATGATTCCTATTATTAA